Proteins from one Roseimicrobium gellanilyticum genomic window:
- the rpsO gene encoding 30S ribosomal protein S15: MSQAATTDTKPFQIHEKDTGSADVQIVRLTDRINHLTEHLGTHSKDHASRRGLLMMVARRRKLLDYLKRTEEPRYNSILKALKLRR; encoded by the coding sequence ATGAGCCAAGCCGCAACCACAGATACGAAGCCCTTCCAGATCCATGAGAAGGACACCGGAAGTGCAGACGTGCAGATCGTGCGCCTGACTGACCGCATCAACCATCTCACCGAGCACCTCGGCACGCACTCCAAGGATCATGCGTCCCGTCGTGGCCTCCTCATGATGGTCGCGCGCCGCCGCAAATTGCTCGACTACCTCAAGCGTACCGAGGAGCCGCGCTACAATTCCATCCTCAAGGCGCTCAAGCTGCGCCGCTAA
- a CDS encoding GDSL-type esterase/lipase family protein, which yields MHLSSLWHARFLPVLLLPLFASSLLAETPKPSAKTPAAEAATATTPTATTPTGTTPTGTKRPDSAKFAKDIAKFDDEEKSSTPPPRGGIVFTGSSSVRMWKNLKTDFPDLPVINRGFGGSVANDLLVYFDRVIARYQPKVIVLYTGSNDINAKLTLDEAYADYTKVLDLIHEKLPNTRVVVNAVKYSEKRIDQMDKVTALNKKLEAWCKEHDWSRWVESASHLLDKDGKPRTAEVYLKDKLHLNEKGYAEWKAILDPALREEWTKANGTATATTTAKTKGS from the coding sequence ATGCACCTCTCCAGCCTCTGGCACGCTCGCTTCCTTCCCGTCCTGCTGCTGCCGCTTTTCGCCAGCTCCCTGCTCGCGGAAACTCCCAAGCCCTCTGCGAAAACACCCGCCGCAGAAGCGGCGACCGCCACCACCCCCACCGCCACCACCCCCACCGGCACCACCCCCACCGGCACCAAGCGCCCGGACTCGGCGAAGTTCGCCAAGGACATCGCCAAGTTCGACGACGAGGAAAAATCCAGCACACCACCCCCGCGCGGCGGCATCGTGTTCACCGGCAGCTCCAGCGTCCGCATGTGGAAGAATCTCAAGACCGACTTCCCTGACCTCCCCGTCATCAATCGCGGCTTCGGCGGCTCCGTGGCGAATGACCTCCTCGTCTACTTCGACCGCGTCATTGCCCGCTATCAGCCCAAGGTCATCGTGCTCTACACCGGCAGCAACGACATCAATGCCAAGCTCACCCTGGACGAAGCCTACGCTGACTACACCAAGGTGCTCGACCTCATCCACGAAAAACTTCCCAACACCCGCGTGGTGGTGAATGCCGTGAAGTATTCCGAGAAGCGCATCGACCAGATGGACAAGGTCACTGCGCTCAACAAGAAGCTCGAAGCCTGGTGCAAGGAACACGACTGGTCCCGCTGGGTCGAGTCCGCTTCCCACCTCCTCGACAAAGACGGCAAGCCCCGTACCGCCGAGGTCTACCTGAAGGACAAGCTCCACCTCAATGAAAAAGGCTACGCCGAATGGAAAGCCATCCTCGACCCCGCCCTCCGCGAAGAGTGGACGAAGGCAAACGGCACTGCCACTGCCACTACCACCGCAAAGACCAAAGGCTCCTGA